A window of the Dickeya dianthicola NCPPB 453 genome harbors these coding sequences:
- the ubiD gene encoding 4-hydroxy-3-polyprenylbenzoate decarboxylase — protein MKYRDLREFLAQLEARGELKRIHQPIDPYLEMTEIADRTLRAEGPALLFENPKGYGMPVLCNLFGTPKRVALGMGQEEVSALRDVGRLLAFLKEPEPPRGFRDLVDKLPKFRQVLNMPTKRLSNAPCQEQVWEGDEVDLGRIPIMHCWPGDVAPLVTWGLTVTRGPSKERQNLGIYRQQRIGRNKLIMRWLSHRGGALDFQEWCQQHPGERFPVAVALGADPATILGAVTPVPDTLSEYAFAGLLRGHKTEVVKCLSSDLDVPASAEIVLEGYIDPDETAPEGPYGDHTGYYNEVDHFPVFTVTHVTQRRDAIYHSTYTGRPPDEPAVLGVALNEVFVPLLQKQFPEIVDFYLPPEGCSYRLAVVTMKKQYAGHAKRVMMGVWSFLRQFMYTKFVIVCDDDIDARDWKDVIWAITTRMDPARDTVLVENTPIDYLDFASPVSGLGSKMGLDATNKWPGETQREWGHPITKDPSVVARVDAMWDELAILNDSGKPR, from the coding sequence ATGAAATACCGTGACTTACGTGAATTTCTCGCTCAACTCGAAGCGAGAGGCGAGCTCAAACGTATCCACCAGCCGATTGACCCCTATCTGGAAATGACCGAAATCGCCGATCGCACCTTGCGTGCCGAAGGCCCGGCCCTGCTGTTTGAAAACCCCAAAGGTTACGGTATGCCGGTGTTGTGCAACCTGTTCGGCACGCCCAAGCGCGTGGCGCTAGGTATGGGGCAGGAAGAGGTTAGCGCGTTGCGCGATGTCGGCCGCTTGCTGGCGTTTTTGAAAGAGCCGGAGCCGCCGCGCGGTTTCCGCGACCTGGTGGATAAGCTGCCTAAATTCCGTCAGGTGCTCAATATGCCGACCAAACGGCTGTCGAACGCGCCCTGTCAGGAACAGGTATGGGAAGGCGACGAGGTGGATCTGGGGCGGATTCCGATTATGCACTGCTGGCCGGGCGATGTAGCGCCGCTGGTCACCTGGGGGCTGACGGTGACGCGCGGGCCGAGCAAAGAGCGCCAGAATCTGGGTATTTACCGTCAGCAACGGATTGGCCGCAACAAGCTGATTATGCGCTGGCTGTCGCACCGCGGCGGCGCGCTGGATTTTCAGGAATGGTGTCAGCAGCATCCCGGCGAGCGTTTCCCGGTGGCGGTGGCGCTGGGCGCTGACCCCGCTACGATTCTGGGGGCGGTGACGCCGGTGCCGGATACGTTGTCTGAATACGCTTTTGCCGGATTGCTGCGTGGTCACAAGACCGAAGTGGTTAAATGCCTGTCCAGCGATCTGGACGTGCCGGCCAGCGCTGAAATCGTGCTGGAAGGGTATATCGACCCGGATGAAACGGCGCCGGAAGGCCCTTATGGCGATCACACCGGTTATTACAATGAAGTCGATCATTTTCCGGTTTTTACCGTCACCCACGTCACCCAGCGACGCGATGCGATTTACCATTCCACCTATACCGGGCGTCCGCCCGATGAGCCAGCGGTGCTGGGCGTGGCGCTGAACGAAGTGTTCGTGCCGCTGTTGCAAAAGCAGTTTCCGGAAATCGTTGATTTTTATCTGCCGCCGGAGGGCTGTTCTTACCGTCTGGCGGTGGTTACTATGAAAAAACAGTATGCCGGGCATGCCAAACGAGTGATGATGGGCGTCTGGTCCTTTTTGCGCCAGTTCATGTATACCAAATTCGTTATCGTCTGCGATGATGATATCGATGCCCGCGACTGGAAAGATGTTATTTGGGCAATCACCACACGTATGGATCCGGCGCGCGATACGGTGCTGGTGGAAAATACGCCGATCGACTACCTGGATTTTGCCTCGCCGGTTTCCGGGCTCGGCTCCAAAATGGGGCTGGATGCCACCAACAAATGGCCGGGCGAAACGCAGCGTGAATGGGGTCATCCGATTACCAAAGACCCGTCGGTTGTCGCCCGTGTGGACGCTATGTGGGACGAGTTGGCCATATTGAATGACAGCGGTAAGCCGCGCTGA
- the rfaH gene encoding transcription/translation regulatory transformer protein RfaH: MRAWYLIYCKRGQLLRAKEHLERQEVVCLSPMIALEKIVRGKRTEVSEPLFPNYLFVEFDPEHIHTTTISSTRGVSHFVRFGNLPALVPQQVIDDLQQHPCAMHIDPKTPQPGDEVTITEGVFSGLRAIYTEPDGEARSMLLLNLLNKQVRQSIDNLQFRKS; the protein is encoded by the coding sequence ATGCGAGCTTGGTACCTAATTTATTGCAAACGCGGCCAGCTGTTACGGGCAAAAGAACACCTGGAACGTCAGGAAGTGGTCTGCCTGAGCCCGATGATCGCGCTGGAGAAAATCGTACGGGGGAAACGAACCGAGGTCAGCGAACCGCTGTTCCCCAATTACCTGTTCGTCGAATTCGACCCGGAGCACATACACACCACCACCATCAGCTCAACACGCGGCGTGAGTCATTTTGTCCGTTTTGGCAACCTGCCGGCATTGGTGCCTCAACAGGTGATTGACGATTTGCAGCAGCACCCGTGCGCCATGCATATCGACCCGAAAACGCCGCAACCCGGCGACGAGGTAACCATCACTGAAGGGGTGTTCAGCGGCCTGCGGGCTATTTATACCGAACCGGATGGCGAAGCACGCTCCATGTTGCTGCTCAATCTGCTGAACAAGCAGGTGCGGCAAAGCATCGACAACCTCCAGTTCCGAAAATCGTAA
- the hemB gene encoding porphobilinogen synthase, whose amino-acid sequence MSHAFPGTFPGRRLRRLRRHDFSRRLVAEHQVTVNDLIYPVFVMEGKQGRQEVPSMPGVYRLTIDELVREAEIIAKLGIPVLSLFPVIEADKKSLLAEEAYNPDGLVQRTVRALKDAVPELGLLTDVALDPYTTHGQDGVIDEDGYVVNDVTKEILVRQALSHAEAGAEIVAPSDMMDGRIGAIRDRLEAQGLVNTQIMAYSAKYASCYYGPFRDALVSSGNLKGGNKKTYQMDPANTNEALQEIAQDLQEGADMVMVKPGMPYLDVVSRVKDTFGVPTFAYQVSGEYAMQMAAIQNGWLQEQPLVMESLLCFKRAGADGVLTYFAKRVAEWLRDEALRR is encoded by the coding sequence ATGAGTCATGCTTTTCCCGGTACGTTTCCCGGACGGCGCCTGCGTCGCCTGCGTCGCCATGATTTCAGCCGCCGTCTGGTGGCGGAGCATCAGGTCACGGTTAACGACCTCATCTACCCGGTCTTTGTCATGGAAGGCAAACAGGGACGCCAGGAAGTGCCTTCTATGCCGGGCGTGTATCGTCTGACGATCGATGAGCTGGTCAGGGAAGCGGAAATCATCGCCAAACTGGGTATCCCGGTGCTGTCGCTGTTCCCGGTGATTGAGGCGGACAAAAAGTCGCTGCTGGCCGAAGAAGCCTACAATCCGGACGGGCTGGTGCAGCGTACCGTGCGTGCGTTGAAAGACGCGGTGCCGGAACTGGGGCTGCTGACCGATGTGGCGCTGGACCCTTACACCACGCACGGTCAGGACGGCGTAATCGACGAAGACGGTTATGTGGTCAATGACGTCACCAAAGAGATTCTGGTGCGCCAGGCATTGTCCCACGCCGAAGCCGGCGCTGAGATCGTCGCGCCCAGCGACATGATGGACGGTCGTATCGGCGCTATCCGCGACCGGCTGGAAGCACAGGGGCTGGTGAACACCCAGATCATGGCGTATTCAGCCAAGTACGCGTCCTGTTACTACGGGCCGTTCCGCGATGCGCTCGTCTCGTCGGGTAACCTGAAAGGCGGCAACAAGAAAACCTATCAGATGGATCCGGCCAATACCAACGAGGCGCTGCAAGAGATCGCGCAGGATCTGCAAGAGGGGGCCGATATGGTGATGGTGAAACCGGGGATGCCGTATCTGGATGTGGTAAGCCGCGTGAAGGATACCTTTGGCGTGCCGACCTTCGCCTATCAGGTGTCCGGCGAATACGCCATGCAGATGGCGGCGATCCAGAATGGCTGGCTGCAGGAACAGCCGCTGGTGATGGAGTCGTTGCTGTGCTTCAAACGCGCCGGGGCTGATGGGGTGCTGACCTATTTTGCCAAACGCGTGGCCGAATGGCTGCGGGATGAGGCGTTGCGCCGCTGA
- the tatD gene encoding 3'-5' ssDNA/RNA exonuclease TatD: MFDIGVNLTSPQFRSDREQVVARARQAGVTGLLLTGTSAEESERACLLAAQYPDYCWSTAGVHPHDASGWNDDAAGRIHQLAGSEQVLAIGECGLDFNRNFSTPQEQEQAFSAQLAIAAERAMPVFLHCRDAHTRFMALLTPWLGKLPAAVLHCFTGSGDELDDSARAGLMVGITGWVCDERRGLALRALLPRIPDDRLLLETDAPYLLPRDLHPKPASRRNEPCFLPHIVRQVAAWRGQDAEWLGRNVDENARRIFRPGQKGE, translated from the coding sequence ATGTTCGACATCGGCGTTAACCTGACCAGTCCACAATTCCGGTCAGATCGGGAACAGGTGGTGGCGCGTGCCCGTCAGGCCGGTGTGACCGGTTTGTTGCTGACGGGGACCAGCGCCGAAGAGAGCGAGCGGGCATGTCTGCTCGCCGCGCAATATCCCGATTACTGCTGGTCAACCGCCGGGGTTCATCCGCATGACGCCAGCGGCTGGAACGACGATGCCGCCGGGCGGATTCATCAACTGGCGGGAAGTGAGCAGGTACTGGCGATTGGCGAGTGCGGGCTGGATTTCAATCGCAACTTTTCCACCCCACAGGAACAGGAGCAGGCATTCAGCGCGCAACTGGCGATTGCCGCTGAACGCGCGATGCCGGTCTTTCTGCACTGCCGCGACGCGCATACGCGTTTTATGGCGTTGCTGACGCCGTGGCTCGGTAAGCTGCCGGCCGCGGTACTGCACTGTTTCACCGGTTCCGGCGACGAACTGGACGACAGTGCGCGCGCCGGGTTGATGGTCGGCATTACCGGCTGGGTGTGCGATGAGCGTCGTGGTCTGGCATTGCGCGCGTTGTTGCCCCGTATTCCGGACGATCGGTTGCTGCTGGAAACCGACGCGCCCTACCTGTTACCCCGGGATTTACATCCTAAACCTGCATCCCGCCGTAACGAACCCTGTTTTCTGCCGCATATTGTTCGTCAGGTCGCGGCCTGGCGCGGGCAGGATGCTGAATGGCTTGGCAGAAATGTGGATGAAAACGCCCGCCGGATTTTCCGGCCGGGCCAGAAAGGAGAATAA
- the tatC gene encoding Sec-independent protein translocase subunit TatC, whose amino-acid sequence MAVDQTQPLISHLIELRKRLLNSIISVLVVFLALVYFANDIYQIVSAPLIKQLPAGASMIATDVASPFFTPIKLTLIVSVFLSAPLVLYQVWAFVAPALYKHEQRLMMPLLVSSSLLFYMGMAFAYFVVFPLAFSFFAQTAPKGVLIATDINNYLDFVMALFMAFGVSFEVPVAIVLLCWSGVATPESLKQKRPYVLVGAFVVGMLLTPPDVFSQTLLAIPMYLLFEIGVFFARFYVGKRRRTEDEDADESAPSS is encoded by the coding sequence ATGGCTGTTGATCAAACCCAACCGCTGATCAGCCATCTGATCGAACTGCGTAAGCGGTTGTTGAATAGCATTATCAGTGTGCTGGTGGTGTTTCTGGCACTGGTCTATTTCGCTAATGACATCTATCAGATTGTCTCCGCGCCGCTAATCAAGCAGTTGCCGGCCGGCGCCAGTATGATTGCGACCGATGTGGCCTCGCCGTTTTTCACCCCAATCAAACTGACGCTGATCGTGTCAGTCTTTTTATCCGCACCGCTGGTGTTGTATCAGGTCTGGGCGTTTGTGGCCCCGGCGTTGTACAAACATGAGCAGCGGCTGATGATGCCATTGCTGGTGTCCAGCAGCCTGCTGTTCTATATGGGAATGGCGTTTGCCTATTTCGTCGTCTTCCCGCTGGCGTTTAGCTTCTTCGCCCAGACCGCGCCGAAAGGGGTGTTGATCGCCACCGATATCAATAACTACCTCGATTTCGTGATGGCGCTGTTCATGGCGTTTGGCGTGTCGTTCGAAGTGCCGGTGGCTATCGTGCTGCTGTGTTGGAGCGGGGTGGCGACGCCGGAGAGCCTGAAGCAGAAACGGCCCTACGTTCTGGTGGGCGCGTTTGTGGTTGGCATGTTGCTGACGCCGCCGGATGTGTTCTCCCAGACGCTGCTGGCGATCCCGATGTATTTATTGTTTGAAATCGGGGTGTTTTTCGCCCGGTTCTACGTCGGCAAACGGCGTCGGACGGAGGACGAAGACGCGGACGAGTCTGCGCCGTCTTCCTGA